Part of the Flavobacterium sp. MDT1-60 genome, TAATAAATAATCAAATGTATAAGGATCTAAAGCCGTACCTCCTTTAGCAACTAACTCAGCGCTTTTTTCAGCTCTAAGTTTATTGATATTTGACACTTTTTCAACCATAAATGGCAATTCTCTGTATTCAGAAGTAGTGTAAGTTGGAATAAAGGCAAATTCAGTAACCATTCCAGGAACACAGTTCATTTGCGCTCTAAAGTGAGGCATGTAAGCTGAGTGTAATACGTCCTGAGAACGCATTTTGAAATGTATTTTTTTACCTTTAGGAATATGCAATTCACTAACAATAATATCATCCTGAGCATTAGGGTCTGACATATCAACTCCTAATGTATTTATACCTTCAATTAAACGTACATTAGCTTTACCTAAAACATTATCTTGTCCAGCATATCTGGCAGTCCATTTAAATTGTTGAGCATATAATTCGATTTCAATTACATCTTCATCTTTATCAACAAACATAATGTTGTTCCAAGCATACAATCCATAAAGAATTAAACAAGCCAAAACTACAGATGGAATAATACTCCAAATTGCTTCTAACTTATTACTATCAGCAAAAAACAAAGCTTTTTGATTTTTATTTCCTTTATATTTAAAAGAAAACCAGTATAATAAACCTTGTGTAATAAATTGAACTACAAAAATTAAAACCCAAGTAATATCCATTAAATTATCTACTAAAAGTCCATGCTCTGAAGCAGGAGTATGAAGCGCTAAACCACCCCATTTAAGTAAACCGTAAATTGTAAATATATAGATGAATGCCAAAAAGCCAAACATAATATATCCCTGAATATTATTATCATTATCTGATGCAACCTGAGAATCGTCCGAAGAAGATCCTACCTGAGTAAGATCAAATATCTTGGTCAATTGCCATAATGCAACTGCTAATAAAACTAAAACTATAATTACCAACAAACTTGTCATCTGTTTACTTCTTTAAATATTAATAATGAAAATGTTTACTTTCTTCAATGAAAGGATTTCTTTTTGCTAACAGAGGAGCTTTTGTTAATGCAGTAAATACAACAAAAATAAACAAACCTAAGAAGAAAAGTATAGACGCAATTTCAGGAATTCCAATAAACCATCTATCTCCAACTGTACCCGGCATAATCATATTAAAGAAATCAACATAGTGACCCAATAAAATAACAGTACCAGCCATTACTATAACCCAGCTAAGACGTTTAAAGTCAGTATTGATTAATATTAATAATGGGAACACAAAGTTCATCACCACAGCACCAAAGAATGGTAAATTGTATAGTTGAATTCTTGTTACAAAGTAAGTAACCTCTTCCGGAATGTTAGCATACCAGATTAACATGAATTGAGAGAACCATAAATAAGTCCAAAAAACACTAATACCAAACATAAATTTAGCTAAATCGTGAATGTGACTTGTATTTACATATTCTAAATATCCTTTAGATTTTAAATATATCGTAACTAATGCAATAGCAGTAATACCACTTACAAAGAAAGAAGCAAAAACATACCATCCGAATAAAGTACTAAACCAGTGTGGATCAAATGACATAATCCAATCCCAAGACATAATAGATTCAGATACGATAAAGAAAACTAAGAATCCAGCAGATAACTTGAAGTTCTTTTTATAATTTAAATCATCATTTGCTTCGTCCTGAGCCAAACAATTCTTTCTTGAATAGTGACGGTATAAGTTCCATCCTAATAAAAAGATTCCCGCTCTAACAATCCAAAAAGGAAAGTTTAAATAACCCGCTTTACCAGCAATAATCTCATCATAATTTGCACTTTTAGGATCTGTAACACCTTCACCTAACCATACAAATATGTGATTAAAATGCAATCCACATAAAATTAAAATGATAAAGAAAATCACAGAAGCTACAGGCAAATAAGCTGTAATTCCCTGCATAACTCTAAACAATACCGGAGACCAACCTGCCTGAGCAACTTGTTGAATAGCATAAAATGCTAAAACTCCCATAGAAAGTAGTAAAAAGAAAATACAAGCTACATATAAAGCAGACCAAGGTTTGTTTTGCAATTGATGCAAAACGTGTTCTGCATGTGCTTTAGGATCATGTTCATGAGATGCATCAGCATGTTTATCCGCTTTTATATCATGTGCAACTGCAGTTTCAGTTTCGTGTGCTACCTCAGATTTTACTTCATGAGTAATTTCTTCATTAGCAACAATTGAGTCTTTGCTTACAGCCTCTACACTATTTGCGTCTTTAGCTTCCTCATGATGAACTGCTTCAACTGTTTCTGCGTGTTGAGTTGCTTCAGCTTTTTCTTCATGAT contains:
- a CDS encoding cytochrome c oxidase subunit II; translated protein: MTSLLVIIVLVLLAVALWQLTKIFDLTQVGSSSDDSQVASDNDNNIQGYIMFGFLAFIYIFTIYGLLKWGGLALHTPASEHGLLVDNLMDITWVLIFVVQFITQGLLYWFSFKYKGNKNQKALFFADSNKLEAIWSIIPSVVLACLILYGLYAWNNIMFVDKDEDVIEIELYAQQFKWTARYAGQDNVLGKANVRLIEGINTLGVDMSDPNAQDDIIVSELHIPKGKKIHFKMRSQDVLHSAYMPHFRAQMNCVPGMVTEFAFIPTYTTSEYRELPFMVEKVSNINKLRAEKSAELVAKGGTALDPYTFDYLLLCNKICGASHYNMQMKVVVDTPEDYKKWLSEKTTLAQDIKAAAAAEKPAEGVEPTTDSTAKDTVKAVIDTVKAVVAKVAMR
- a CDS encoding quinol:cytochrome C oxidoreductase, which translates into the protein MYTFSSKLKTFSIILMALGILGIGYGFLTAPKNIEEVETLLAKEASEHGGGHGEAGAAHHEEKAEATQHAETVEAVHHEEAKDANSVEAVSKDSIVANEEITHEVKSEVAHETETAVAHDIKADKHADASHEHDPKAHAEHVLHQLQNKPWSALYVACIFFLLLSMGVLAFYAIQQVAQAGWSPVLFRVMQGITAYLPVASVIFFIILILCGLHFNHIFVWLGEGVTDPKSANYDEIIAGKAGYLNFPFWIVRAGIFLLGWNLYRHYSRKNCLAQDEANDDLNYKKNFKLSAGFLVFFIVSESIMSWDWIMSFDPHWFSTLFGWYVFASFFVSGITAIALVTIYLKSKGYLEYVNTSHIHDLAKFMFGISVFWTYLWFSQFMLIWYANIPEEVTYFVTRIQLYNLPFFGAVVMNFVFPLLILINTDFKRLSWVIVMAGTVILLGHYVDFFNMIMPGTVGDRWFIGIPEIASILFFLGLFIFVVFTALTKAPLLAKRNPFIEESKHFHY